A window from Candidatus Dormiibacterota bacterium encodes these proteins:
- a CDS encoding molybdopterin-dependent oxidoreductase: MDLVNADCILVMGSNMAENHPVGFRFVVEARERGAEVIHVDPRFTRTSASASRYVAMRSGSDIVFLGALINHVLAGDRFFREYVRDFTNGPSILPEGYVDAEDNGGLFSGFVADGLEALPRAGPGDAAPEAGTAPASGDHGRYDPDRAHWSYGESAPAGPDFRIERDPAMEHPRCVLQVLRRHFARYTPEMVERVCGTPRADFEAVARALVENSGPERTSVICYAVGWTQQSVGPQIIRAAAILQLLLGNMGRPGGGILALRGHASIQGSTDIPTLSDLLPGYLPQPLAGGTHADLDAYCAAVQQPRGVWGNAPSYITSLLTAWYGDAGGADRGYRWLAKRTGDHTEQAAFADMLAGRLKGYLVVGQNPAAGNTNAALVREALKKLDWMVVRDLFETETASFWSRAPGADPTTIGTEVILMPAAASAEKDGTFTNTMRLLQWHEKAVDPPGDARSESWFMYHLGRRLKELYAGSTLERDRPIQALTWDYAAATPTRFRIADEPDVERVLAEINGWQVEDGGARGAQLQDFGELRDDGSTACGAWIYCGVMPAEGRNLAAARDPAGPTHRGWGFAWPRNIRILYNRASADAEGQPWSERKRYVWWDERAGRWTGLDQPDFPPATRPDHRPGPEATGLAGIAGDSPFTLKSDGKAWLFAPTGLLDGPLPTFYEPTEAPGRNPLYAQ; this comes from the coding sequence ATGGACCTGGTCAACGCCGACTGCATCCTGGTGATGGGCAGCAACATGGCGGAGAACCACCCGGTCGGCTTCCGCTTCGTGGTCGAGGCTCGTGAGCGCGGCGCCGAGGTCATCCACGTCGACCCCCGGTTCACCCGCACCTCGGCGAGCGCCTCGCGCTACGTGGCGATGCGCTCGGGCAGCGACATCGTCTTCCTCGGCGCCCTGATCAACCACGTCCTCGCCGGCGACCGGTTCTTCCGCGAGTACGTCCGCGACTTCACCAACGGCCCTTCGATCCTCCCCGAGGGCTACGTCGACGCCGAGGACAACGGCGGCCTCTTCTCCGGCTTCGTCGCCGACGGCCTCGAGGCGCTCCCCCGCGCCGGGCCCGGGGACGCCGCCCCCGAGGCCGGCACCGCGCCCGCCTCCGGTGACCACGGCCGCTACGACCCCGACCGCGCCCACTGGAGCTACGGCGAGAGCGCCCCCGCCGGGCCCGACTTCCGCATCGAGCGCGACCCCGCGATGGAGCACCCGCGCTGCGTGCTCCAGGTGCTGCGCCGCCACTTCGCCCGCTACACCCCGGAGATGGTCGAGCGGGTCTGCGGCACCCCGCGTGCCGACTTCGAGGCGGTGGCGCGGGCGCTGGTCGAGAACTCCGGACCGGAGCGCACCTCGGTGATCTGCTACGCGGTGGGCTGGACCCAGCAGTCGGTGGGGCCGCAGATCATCCGTGCCGCCGCCATCCTCCAGCTGCTGCTCGGCAACATGGGCCGTCCCGGAGGGGGCATCCTGGCGCTGCGCGGCCACGCCAGCATCCAGGGGTCGACCGACATCCCCACCCTCTCCGACCTGCTCCCCGGCTACCTCCCCCAGCCCCTCGCCGGCGGCACCCACGCCGACCTCGACGCCTACTGCGCGGCGGTGCAGCAGCCCCGCGGGGTGTGGGGGAACGCCCCCAGCTACATCACCAGCCTGCTCACCGCCTGGTACGGCGACGCCGGCGGCGCCGACCGCGGCTACCGCTGGCTGGCGAAGCGCACCGGCGACCACACCGAGCAGGCCGCCTTCGCCGACATGCTCGCCGGCCGGCTGAAGGGGTACCTCGTCGTCGGCCAGAACCCCGCGGCGGGCAACACCAACGCGGCGCTGGTGCGCGAGGCGCTGAAGAAGCTGGACTGGATGGTGGTGCGCGACCTCTTCGAGACCGAGACGGCGAGCTTCTGGTCGAGGGCGCCGGGCGCCGACCCGACCACGATCGGCACCGAGGTGATCCTGATGCCGGCCGCGGCCTCGGCGGAGAAGGACGGCACCTTCACCAACACGATGCGGCTGCTCCAGTGGCACGAGAAGGCGGTCGACCCGCCCGGCGACGCGCGCAGCGAGAGCTGGTTCATGTACCACCTCGGCCGCCGCCTCAAGGAGCTCTACGCGGGCTCGACCCTGGAGCGCGACCGCCCCATCCAGGCGCTCACCTGGGACTACGCGGCGGCCACGCCGACGCGCTTCCGCATCGCCGACGAGCCCGACGTGGAGCGGGTGCTCGCCGAGATCAACGGCTGGCAGGTGGAGGACGGCGGCGCTCGCGGCGCCCAGCTGCAGGACTTCGGCGAGCTCCGCGACGACGGCTCCACCGCGTGTGGCGCCTGGATCTACTGCGGGGTGATGCCGGCGGAGGGGCGCAACCTCGCCGCCGCCCGCGACCCCGCCGGTCCCACCCACCGGGGCTGGGGCTTCGCCTGGCCGCGCAACATCCGCATCCTCTACAACCGCGCCTCCGCCGACGCCGAGGGGCAGCCCTGGAGCGAGCGCAAGCGCTATGTCTGGTGGGACGAGCGGGCGGGGCGCTGGACCGGCCTCGATCAGCCCGACTTCCCGCCGGCGACGCGGCCCGACCACCGCCCCGGGCCCGAGGCGACCGGCCTGGCAGGGATCGCCGGCGACTCGCCGTTCACCCTGAAGTCCGACGGCAAGGCGTGGCTCTTCGCGCCCACCGGCCTGCTCGACGGGCCCCTGCCCACCTTCTACGAGCCCACCGAGGCGCCCGGGCGCAACCCCCTCTACGCGCAG
- a CDS encoding MarR family transcriptional regulator — MGEPVDFELADAFVDFLPRFKRWIEHLLPPGETTAVRIRLLGTVHCEGRQKMSGLATALSITARRVTALVDALEDEGLVARAPDPRDRRVTWVTLTESGAATVDRLYQAHRGAVAALFDELAPERKAALLQSMRELTDRVHRTDPEARRTVRVAV; from the coding sequence ATGGGGGAGCCGGTCGACTTCGAGCTCGCCGACGCGTTCGTCGACTTCCTGCCGCGGTTCAAGCGGTGGATCGAGCACCTCCTTCCCCCGGGGGAGACCACCGCGGTGCGCATCCGGCTCCTCGGCACGGTCCACTGCGAGGGGCGGCAGAAGATGAGCGGGCTCGCCACCGCGCTGTCCATCACCGCGCGCCGGGTCACGGCGCTCGTGGACGCTCTCGAGGACGAGGGCCTGGTGGCGCGGGCGCCGGACCCGCGGGACCGGCGGGTCACCTGGGTCACGCTGACCGAGAGCGGCGCCGCCACCGTCGATCGCCTGTACCAGGCGCACCGGGGGGCGGTCGCGGCCCTCTTCGACGAGCTCGCACCGGAGCGCAAGGCTGCGCTCCTCCAGTCGATGCGCGAGCTGACGGACAGGGTGCACCGCACCGATCCCGAGGCCCGCCGCACCGTCCGCGTCGCCGTCTGA
- the ygiD gene encoding 4,5-DOPA dioxygenase extradiol, whose protein sequence is MAQAPMPAAFIGHGSPMNALEHNRYTEAWRAFGASVPRPRAILVVSAHWYINATAVTAMARPRTIHDFFGFPDQLFAVEYPAPGAPEVAEEVADVVRPTWVGLDLDSWGLDHGTWSVLCHAFPGADIPVVQLSINASKPLDHHVELGAQLAPLRDRGVLVVGSGNVVHNLRRIDPGAGDRGFDWARRFDEEARAVMTSAPGEVLGLHSHRDYTAAVPTPDHFIPSLYLAGLAAAAGRPARIMVEGYAYGSLSMTSYTLDAAASEDVVGGAQDAAPIPDPDVVPTDDTNI, encoded by the coding sequence ATGGCGCAGGCACCGATGCCGGCGGCGTTCATCGGCCACGGCAGCCCGATGAACGCGCTCGAGCACAACCGATACACCGAGGCGTGGCGCGCCTTCGGCGCCTCGGTGCCGCGGCCGCGCGCCATCCTGGTGGTCTCGGCGCACTGGTACATCAACGCCACCGCGGTCACCGCGATGGCCCGGCCGCGCACCATCCACGACTTCTTCGGCTTCCCCGACCAGCTCTTCGCGGTCGAGTACCCGGCTCCCGGCGCTCCCGAGGTCGCTGAGGAGGTCGCCGACGTGGTGCGGCCGACCTGGGTGGGGCTCGACCTCGACAGCTGGGGGCTCGACCACGGCACCTGGTCGGTGCTCTGCCACGCATTTCCGGGCGCCGACATCCCCGTGGTGCAGCTGTCCATCAACGCGAGCAAGCCGCTCGACCACCACGTCGAGCTGGGGGCGCAGCTCGCCCCGCTGCGCGACCGCGGCGTGCTGGTCGTGGGCAGCGGCAACGTCGTCCACAACCTGCGGCGGATCGATCCGGGCGCCGGTGACCGCGGCTTCGACTGGGCACGGAGATTCGACGAGGAGGCGCGCGCGGTGATGACCAGCGCACCCGGCGAGGTGCTCGGCCTCCACTCGCACCGCGACTACACCGCCGCGGTGCCGACGCCGGACCACTTCATCCCGTCGCTCTACCTCGCCGGGCTCGCCGCCGCGGCGGGCCGCCCGGCGCGGATCATGGTCGAGGGCTACGCGTACGGGTCGCTGTCGATGACCTCGTACACCCTCGACGCCGCCGCGTCCGAGGACGTGGTCGGCGGCGCTCAGGACGCGGCGCCGATCCCCGACCCCGACGTGGTCCCCACGGACGACACCAACATCTGA
- a CDS encoding DHA2 family efflux MFS transporter permease subunit, with the protein MIDPLRTEEDGPAPAAVPEGRVVALPATVRPPHPRRAAQPARRRVGYAGRRGPGRRPAVVATAEPAPEPTPVVEDAPVSDRGWALPLAVLVVGMFMAVLDTDIVNVAIPMMQTQFGATTDQVQWVATAYTLALGIVVPVSGWLGDRYGLDRVYRFALIGFAAGSALCGLAWSLNILIVFRIVQAIGGGLLPAVAQALLYRMVPRHKMGTAMGFFGLGVLFAPAVGPTIGGYLVQYVNWRLIFYINIPVAVLGVVAAAAVLPSSPRTSGQRFDAAGFATVATGLFSLLLALSEGASWGWSSYRVLILMAAGLLSLAAFVVVELSVEQPMLDVRIFGNWGYTNSSVLMAVLIAALFAGMFYVPLFLQEGQGLGALEAGLTLLLPALITGMVMPIAGQLYDRIGARWPATIGMLLVAYGTYLIHGITLATSKGQIILWMSIRSVGLGLSIMPIITAGMATVSSAAAGRASAMNNIIQRVASALGLGVLTAILTSQQAQQMSDRAVLLPSVSPGFPQLQGLAAQGQAGVLQLYSSTSLQVFGTAIGDLFLLTAGLAAVGVLLALMLPARPVASAEGRSTVLEL; encoded by the coding sequence ATGATCGATCCCCTCCGGACCGAGGAGGACGGCCCCGCCCCGGCGGCCGTCCCGGAGGGTCGCGTGGTCGCGCTCCCCGCCACCGTCCGGCCGCCTCACCCGCGGCGAGCGGCGCAGCCGGCGAGGAGGAGGGTGGGCTACGCCGGCCGCCGCGGCCCGGGTCGCCGCCCTGCGGTCGTCGCCACCGCAGAACCGGCCCCCGAGCCGACCCCGGTCGTCGAGGACGCCCCGGTCTCCGACCGGGGCTGGGCGCTTCCACTGGCGGTCCTGGTGGTCGGCATGTTCATGGCGGTGCTCGACACCGACATCGTCAACGTCGCCATCCCGATGATGCAGACGCAGTTCGGCGCCACCACCGACCAGGTGCAGTGGGTCGCCACCGCCTACACCCTCGCGCTCGGCATCGTGGTGCCGGTCAGCGGCTGGCTCGGCGACCGCTACGGCCTCGACCGCGTCTACCGCTTCGCGCTCATCGGTTTCGCGGCCGGTTCGGCGCTGTGCGGACTGGCCTGGAGCCTGAACATCCTGATCGTCTTCCGGATCGTCCAGGCGATCGGTGGCGGGCTGCTGCCGGCGGTCGCGCAGGCGCTGCTGTACCGCATGGTGCCGCGCCACAAGATGGGGACCGCCATGGGGTTCTTCGGGCTCGGCGTCCTGTTCGCGCCCGCCGTCGGGCCGACCATCGGCGGCTACCTCGTCCAGTACGTGAACTGGCGGCTGATCTTCTACATCAACATCCCCGTCGCCGTGCTCGGAGTGGTGGCGGCGGCCGCCGTGCTGCCCAGCTCCCCCAGGACGAGCGGTCAGCGGTTCGACGCCGCCGGCTTCGCGACCGTGGCCACGGGCCTGTTCTCCCTGCTGCTGGCGCTCTCCGAGGGCGCGTCCTGGGGATGGTCCTCGTACCGCGTCCTCATCCTCATGGCGGCCGGCCTGCTCAGCCTGGCCGCCTTCGTCGTCGTCGAGCTCTCGGTCGAGCAGCCGATGCTCGACGTGCGGATCTTCGGCAACTGGGGCTACACCAACTCGTCAGTGCTGATGGCGGTTCTCATCGCCGCCCTCTTCGCCGGGATGTTCTACGTTCCGCTCTTCCTCCAGGAGGGGCAGGGGCTGGGCGCCCTCGAGGCCGGGCTCACGCTGCTGCTGCCCGCGCTGATCACCGGGATGGTGATGCCCATCGCCGGTCAACTCTACGACCGGATCGGAGCACGGTGGCCGGCGACGATCGGCATGCTCCTCGTGGCCTACGGGACCTATCTGATCCACGGCATCACGCTGGCGACGTCGAAGGGACAGATCATCCTCTGGATGTCGATCCGCAGCGTGGGCCTGGGGCTGTCGATCATGCCGATCATCACCGCGGGAATGGCGACCGTCTCCAGCGCGGCGGCGGGCCGGGCGAGCGCGATGAACAACATCATCCAGCGGGTGGCGTCGGCGCTGGGGCTGGGGGTTCTGACCGCCATCCTCACCAGCCAGCAGGCGCAGCAGATGAGCGATCGAGCCGTGCTGCTCCCCAGCGTCTCTCCCGGGTTCCCCCAGCTGCAGGGCCTGGCCGCCCAGGGGCAGGCCGGGGTGCTCCAGCTCTACAGCAGCACCAGCCTGCAGGTCTTCGGCACCGCCATCGGCGACCTCTTCCTCCTCACCGCGGGGCTCGCGGCGGTCGGCGTGCTCCTCGCCCTCATGCTGCCGGCACGCCCGGTGGCGTCGGCGGAGGGCCGGAGCACGGTGCTCGAGCTGTGA